The DNA segment aatagatttgatcAATTTGAATCATATAAAAGCATTTTTGGTTTCTATTTAACGGTAAAAATTAAGATCACCAGAtgatgaaaattttaaaaaatattgccTTAATATTGAATATTCCTTAAAGCATAAATATCAATTCTATATTGATGATTTCGATTTCTTTTCagaattaaaaatatttttaaaaaatagtacaattagaaaataacagtttaattgatacaATCGGTCAAATAAAAAAATTTGATTCTTTTTCCAATGCCTATAATATTTATGGaactagtcttagggtacgcgctttACGAGTGTACCTTATATCAAtgaatatataattttaaaagattataaaaaatattaaataatatgaGCTAttgaataaaatgaaaaaaaagtatAAGTTCTTAAATATGATGAACCTTGATCCCTTTTAGCCAGTTTGCtcgataaataaataataatataaaatctttaaaaaaactCTAATATTATAGTTAatactttattaaaaaaaaataatgtaaATATAGGGAACTGTCATTTATTAGGATGGTTATAAGAAGAGAAAACAATAATGATAACATTTAAATACCTCTTGTCTTATGTTGTTACATTTTATTGCATTaagtttgcatttttagcacttTGACCTTTAATGTTATATTGTAACtaattttgctctattttcttatttatttcaTTACCAATACTCTTTTTGTgaaaataaatttatgtaccttaaaatttttattaacttgaaaaataattttacttacatgatgattttgaaaaataattaaatttaagtCTTTTGCTAATTAGTTAATTCAAAATTTTAGTTATTTTGTCTTAACATGAAAGATTACTTTTTTGTATTGGGACTtcgtacttttataataatataaataatttAGACAATTGTACATTCCTTTCCTACTCGAATAAtgtttctctcttcttttttgtgTGATATTTAAAACTACATTCAATAAATGACTATGTACTTTATATCAAATGAGTATAAAATTGTAAGAATAACACAAATTTTGTTAAACTATGtaattgagttataaaataaaatttaacaaCCACAAATTCTTGAAAACGGTTAATGTTAATCATATTAGATGCTAacttaataaagaaaaatacgaTTTCACACAAAAATATCCTAAAGTCTTATCATACCTTTAATATATGAGTTCTGCATTGGTTTCGTAGCTCAACCAAAATTGGATATACAGTATGTCGACCTGTACTTAAATATCATGCAATAAACATGAGAaaatgggtgtgtttggtacgaagaaaAATGTTTTTCGAaaatgtttttcaattttttcatatttggttGGCTCAAATAttcaggaaaacattttccttatgaactcattttcctccaattgaaggaaaatgttttccttatcaagagaagggaaaacattttctaaAACTCCTTCTCACTTTTTCCCAACCCTATTCCCCACACCATATCCACCCCATCCCCTCTCTTCAAAAAGACATTTTTTTCATCACCATCCACcctattccccccccccccgccccgcaatttttttttttttataattttaaatttcTGATTTTCCATTTTTCTGCCCCCACCCACACACTGCTTTTTTCTGCACCATCCACCCCAATCCCCCcgggaaaaatattttttaaatatatttttcagtttaaatttttttatttatcggtttaaaggttcaaaattttacaagttccaaaaaaagtattttttttaaaatatatttttattttaatttttttcatctttcggtttacaggttcaaaattttacaagttccaaagttatgacTTCGGAGgttttatgtgtttggaagtttacgggtttagaaattataaagtttacgggttcgaaagttCGCGGTTTCGAAAGATTAGCGGTTcggaagtttatgaaatttgtgagtTCGGAAGGTTattggttcgaaagtttatggcttcatatttattgtatctaaattatttatgaatactcttgagaagttattttccttaatttgcataccaaacaccgaaaaataaatatgattactacttgttttccaagaaaatattttccgttataccaaacacacccattaTGTTCTTTATTgccataaaaataaattatattttctcAAGTACCTAATATGAATTCCATCTTATTTCTATTAGAACTCAAattgaaaaatatgaaaaagagaaaaaattctTCATATGTAGGTTTAGTTATCATACGGAAATTCTAATTGAATGGTAATATAAAATAAATGttacaaaaaaaataatgtaGAAAATTAatgcttattattattttattataatcATTCAAATTTTAATtgataaaattatttttcttcgACCATGAATTAGTAAAAGAGAAATGATAACTGAAACAATGGTAATATCACAATGAAAGTTTAGCTTTGCTTTGAATGGCAAATATTCAGGTTAGTTTTGATTTAATAAATATGTTACACGTCAGCTAATTCTATATATTAAGATTTTTATATAGTTCAAATGAAAAAATTTAATAAGTAAAAATTTTAGCTAATTTTAGAGTCTTAaaaattttaaatataattaaataatattttgagtgtaaaattaatttttaaattaattttcttgaTTTCTGTTTATACTTCTTATATTTGTCAAAGAATATCTAATAATGGAAGTATAGCTTTTCTTTGGATGGAAAATAACTCACGCTAGGTTGATAATTAATGTGTTACATGTTGCTAAATATTACTGACTTTTTACATCTATACTTCCGATAAGGATTAAGGAAAGACATAATAAGAAAAATCTTAggtgattttaaagtcctaaaaaaATTAGGAGTGATAGTAAAATGACTAATTGTCTAGTATGAAACCATATTTTAAAGGGTATaaaagacgaacgatatttcACTAAGGgacttcgtgcttttaatatagtatagatatagataatgTTAATAACTCTTGTTTTCGTCGTTTCAGCAAAAAAAACAATcgaaattaaaattgataaaatctcacCTAAGATCAACAATATCTCAAAAGATtaaatggattagctatattgtcaatGAAGAAAGACTTACTGAaagttattgattataagaaaattattaataactttgtatctaaAAAACGCTAGGAAAATAgatttcaaataaataaataattttttttaaaaaaaaaaattaaggcccctcataaagtttggctttaggccacaaaacTCGTCTGGGCGCCCCTAAACTATAGTCGCTGATTTTACAGCCAAACTGCCATGAATGGAGAAAAATAAAAGCACCTTTTGTGGGGTGAAGTTCATTTAAGAGCCTATTTTGGACTCTTTTTGAAGGAGGTCGAGGTTCAGACATTCAGTGAAACAACTAACATCCCTCATATAGTATAGGGTTTATGAACTTAATATGATCGTCTGGGAAGAATATCACATTATCAAAGCGAATGGAACCTTTTGAAGAAAAAACTTATATGTTCACATCAAATCGCGCTTGTTTCTCATAGCTAAATTGCATGATTTACGGGTACTAGGGACTGTTGAGACTATCAGGAAGAAAAAAAGGTTTAAAAGGTAATCCAAACACACAAACTTTCTCTAAATTTATTTTTTCACACATTTCCAGAAACAAAATCAGAACCAAATCCAATTGCCTAAGTATTTACTGATCTTAAAGACGTGCAATATGTTAGCTCCAGCTAAAGTAAGCTAAGAGAATGCCAACATGCTTCAAAAGATTATTTATTTGACGTTTTTATATATCATTGGATGTTTTGACCAGAAAGTTTGTGCGATGGTGAAACACAAAAATGTAAGATGTATATTAAGCCTATTTGAGTCTGCATTCTTCATTGGAAAATCCATCTAACTAAAGTACCAAGCGGTGCGTCCATGTTGTCAAGGGTTTTTCATTTGACGTCTCATTGGATATTGTGAAGAAGGTCGCAACAAACGTGCAATATTTAAAAAAGAGTGTGGATTTTCCAATCCTACGGATTAGGGTATTGAACCATGCTAATCACAACAATCGCTTATTCACTACTCTAGTCTACTACAATTCTCTCTATGTTATGAAATATATTGTGTTTTCGGTCGTATGTCTTAAGAATAGATTATCTTGTCATTGTCACATTTTACTTCGTTGTGTATTTATCATACACATACATATTCTAGACAGCACAACATACTCAGGAGAAACAATAAGACCGATGGAAGTGCAATGATTATTAAGAAAAGAGAATATGTAAAGGCAAACACAAATAATCAAGCAAGCGAAAAAGGAAGTGCGGAAAGGCATATCATCCCAACTTATGTAGGAAAAGGTACAAGACAAATGATTCAAGAAGAGAAAACACGTGAGAGGAACTGCAAACGCTGCAGTCACAAAATTTCATAAAGCTCTGCTGATGACCTAaatatttccaaaaaaaaaaaaaaaagaatacaaTATGGAGGAAATTGAGGTATATTGCGCCTGTAGAAAGGTTTCCACGGAAGCTGCCCGTATGAATCATAAAATATGTTTTTCTACTATGTTTACAACAGTTGCACATTACCAAGAAAAGAAAAACCCGCTACACATAGGGAGAAAAAAGCACTCGCCTGCAAGACTCAATTCAAAACTCCGCCATCTCTTAGCTGTTAGAAGCGCTGGACACTATGTTCTCACCTTCTGTTGCAACTGGAGTTGCTACTGGACTGCCACTTGCGGATGCAGATATTTTATCCGGAATGGATCCACCACCTTGTTTGACCAAATCAATATCAGCCACAACAGTTGTGGAACCGAGGTTAGGGGTACTGGTACCAGAGCCACAATCATCAACTTGCTTAGACTTATTCAGGGCATGGCAATGAGGGCAATAGTACGTTATGTAAGGGAAGTCCTCTTTCCTGGCCAGCCCTGCAAATGATAGTAATGCCATTACTTATTTATCATTCTTTACGTGAATCCTCTCCAGGAATTAGGCTTAATGATCACTAAAATTCTTTAATTCTTACCATTGTGCATATGGCAATTGCCGCATATGAGTGCATAAGACTGGGTTGGATCCTCCCCCACAAGCAATGCTGCAATTTTTGCAAGCCATCCTCCATCTTGTGTGTTGGAACCTGTCGGGTTGTAATGCTCAACAACTGTTTGCTGATGCTGCATCGTACCAGAACCTTCAAGCTGTGCATGTTGAAGCATTTCTGCTTCATGATGATCTAGTACAGCACTCTCTGGACTACTAGATCTGCCCTGCTTCCTATTTCTCAGTCCAGTAGATTGCACAACCTCTACATCATTGCTCTTTCCAGTAGGGGCATTAAGGTTAGTATCATCCCCCACATGAAATTTCAAGCCAGTATCTGCACCAAGCTTGGATGCAAGCACAGTGGCTGCAGCTGCCTTAGCTGCTGGGTCGGGGTCATATCTCTACACAAAAGATTCAACAATGAGATATCATGCATGTCATTCACAATTGGGATTCCTCAGGAAAAGGTTCTTGGAAAAATCACGATAATAGAGGCAAGGACAAAAGAGGGAGTATTTATTGTCTTCCACAGTGCAACTTCATGATTTTTTGTTTAAATACAAAAGAACTCTTTGATCACAGCAATTTCATGATTAAATATGTGAAGAACTTGGATAA comes from the Nicotiana sylvestris chromosome 4, ASM39365v2, whole genome shotgun sequence genome and includes:
- the LOC104215795 gene encoding uncharacterized protein At2g24330-like gives rise to the protein MAAEPTKDHDDVADTEPVTSTDNEAKTKKKKKKGFFSRMWNSLFRSGKDDFEKRLQHISKEEAAVIARINKRSLNWRRMNRHLIILSVLFEVIAVGYAIMTTRSLELNWKMRALRVLPMFLLPGLSFITYSALGSFTRMCERKDQKTLEKLRAERQAKIDELKEKTNYYITQQLIQRYDPDPAAKAAAATVLASKLGADTGLKFHVGDDTNLNAPTGKSNDVEVVQSTGLRNRKQGRSSSPESAVLDHHEAEMLQHAQLEGSGTMQHQQTVVEHYNPTGSNTQDGGWLAKIAALLVGEDPTQSYALICGNCHMHNGLARKEDFPYITYYCPHCHALNKSKQVDDCGSGTSTPNLGSTTVVADIDLVKQGGGSIPDKISASASGSPVATPVATEGENIVSSASNS